Proteins encoded together in one Canis lupus familiaris isolate Mischka breed German Shepherd unplaced genomic scaffold, alternate assembly UU_Cfam_GSD_1.0 chrUn_S937H1103, whole genome shotgun sequence window:
- the LOC119879502 gene encoding atherin-like encodes MSGCEAATASPKPPGQQAAHGQQGVGHEGDQQQRPHALVGGRRARSRTGRGPRGAAERHGAAEQREGEAEEQRQRADLPQLRAPRRAHVGGHEQRQEERAVRGGEPRAGRPRAPARPAARPAPASALSTASAFSVAACAAAACSREQRPGGLRLRRRRPGRAAPPPSQLARSTLRGEDGGRTPPTAGPGAPALRTGSERGEASGLQDPPAGRARTDQIPEHTTGHRQRLVRDGNADLLEQEHSRFLGPVIDPKSRALPLRLTAAEGLSDPETPELCGTAVGVERQGCGLASSMWAQAADKESERVLQPNQGPQLDGQGEQPEAVDGTGTLSSGGPELWCPDNPRPGAAGTDLFSSEPGVLRGQAGAANWKLSEFRNEAEAGRDGATAQRGKDRDTGAKRATGGDRQSVSARASHAGGSAGVAPEQSGVPWLNGDEDEIV; translated from the exons ATGAGCGGGTGCGAGGCGGCCACCGCGAGCCCGAAGCCGCCGGGCCAGCAGGCTGCGCACGGGCAGCAGGGCGTAGGACACGAAGGGGACCAGCAGCAGCGGCCACACGCCCTGGTCGGCGGCCGCCGCGCCCGCAGCCGCACCGGCCGGGGTCCCCGCGGGGCGGCCGAGCGCCACGGGGCAGCAGAGCAGCGCGAAGGCGAGGCTGAAGAGCAGCGCCAGCGGGCCGACCTGCCCCAGCTGCGGGCCCCGCGGCGAGCGCACGTGGGTGGCCACGAGCAGCGCCAGGAAGAGCGCGCAGTGCGCGGGGGCGAGCCCCGGGCAGGCCGCCCGCGGGCCCCGGCGCGCCCAGCAGCTCGGCCAGCGCCCGCCAGCGCGCTCAGCACCGCCAGCGCCTTCAGCGTGGCCGCCTGCGCCGCCGCAGCGTGTAGCCGGGAGCAGCGCCCCGGGGGCCTCcgcctgcgccgccgccgcccgggccgcgcGGCGCCCCCGCCCTCTCAGCTCG CGCGGAGCACCCTGCGGGGCGAGGACGGGGGCCGCACCCCTCCGACCGCGGGACCTGGCGCCCCGGCCCTGCGCACCGGCAGCGAGCGCGGGGAGGCCTCCGGGCTGCAGGACCCACCGGCCGGCCGGGCCAGGACGGACCAGA TCCCGGAGCACACCACCGGGCATCGCCAGCGCCTCGTTAGAGACGGGAACGCGGACCTCCTGGAGCAGGAGCACAGCCGGTTCCTCGGACCTGTCATCGATCCCAAATCTCGGGCTTTGCCTTTGAGGCTCACCGCGGCTGAGGGCTTGTCCGACCCAGAAACCCCGGAACTCTGCGGGACGGCGGTGGGCGTCGAACGGCAGGGCTGCGGCCTCGCCAGCAGCATGTG GGCGCAGGCGGCCGACAAGGAGAGTGAGCGGGTCCTCCAGCCAAACCAGGGGCCACAGCTGGATGGGCAG GGTGAGCAACCGGAGGCGGTGGATGGAACTGGTACCCTGAGCTCTGGAGGACCAGAACTGTGGTGCCCAGACAACCCCAGACCCGGAGCTGCTGGAACTGACCTCTTCTCTTCAGAGCCAGGGGTCCTGCGAG GCCAGGCCGGGGCAGCAAACTGGAAACTGTCAGAGTTCAGGAATGAGGCCGAGGCTGGTAGAGACG GAGCCACAGCCCAGCGGGGGAAAGACAGGGACACAGGCGCAAAGCGTGCCACTGGAGGGGACAGGCAGTCAGTGAGCGCGAGAGCCTCGCACGCTGGAGGCAGTGCTGGTGTGGCCCCTGAACAGAGCGGGGTCCCCTGGCTGAATGGGGACGAGGATGAGATTGT